GGCATATCAATTTCAATTAAATCCCCTTCTTCAATAATTGCAATCGGACCTTGTGCAGCTGCCTCAGGTGAAATATGTCCAATAGCCGCACCCCGTGTACCTCCGGAAAAACGTCCATCAGTAAGTAGAGCTACCTCACTATCTAACCCCATACCTACCAAAGCAGAAGTGGGACTAAGCATTTCCTGCATACCAGGTCCACCGCGGGGCCCCTCATAGCGAATTACCACAACATCTCCCTGTTTAATTTTCCCAGCCATAATAGCTTGAAAAGCCTCTTCCTCAGATTCAAAAACGCGTGCTGGTCCTTTATGGACTAACATTTCCGGAACTACGGCAGACTGTTTCACCACTGCCCCTTCTGGAGCCAAATTACCCCATAAAACCGCTAAACCGCCTTCCGACAAATAAGGGGTATCCAATGAACGAATTACTTCAGAATTAAGCACTTCACTTTCCGCAACATTTTCCCCCAAAGTTTTACCAGTAACCGTCAGTGTATTTTCATTGACAAGTCTACCCTCAGCCAATATTTTTAAAACCGCACTGATACCACCAGCCTCCTCCAAATCTAACAAATAATGTTTCCCGGCTGGACTTAGCTTAGTGATATTCGGTACACGAATACTAATTTCATTAAAAATTTCTAAAGGCAGCTCTACTTCCGCTTCCCAAGCCAGTGCCAGTAAATGTAAAACCGTATTTGTTGAACCTCCAATAGCCATATCCAGGCTAATGGCGTTTTCAAAGGCCTCTCGTGTTAAAATATCCCGCGGCAGCAAATTATTTTTCACCAAAGTCACGATTTGGGCACCTACCTGTTTACCCAAAGCCAACCTACGGCCATATGGTGCTGGAATAGTACCATTTCCGGGTAAAGCCATACCTAAAGCTTCTGCAAGGCAATTCATAGTATTAGCGGTAAAAAGACCAGCACAACTACCACAAGTAGGACACGCCCTTTGCACCATTTCCGCCAAAACATTTTTTGTGATTTTGCCTTGTGCACAGGCACCCACCGCTTCAAAAGTTCCACTTATCAAATCAATATTTTTACCTTGATAACTTCCAGGCAGCATTGGTCCCCCACCTAAATAAAGTGAAGGAATATTTAAGCGAGCTGCCGCCATTAACATACCTGGTACAACCTTATCACAATTACCAATCAAAACCAGTCCATCAAACTTATAGGCCTCAGCCATTACTTCAATGGAATCACAAATTAATTCCCGACTAGTCAAAGAATATTTCATACCACTGTGATTCATGGCAATACCGTCACAAAGACCAATTACCGGAAATTCCAAAGGTGTACCTCCAGCAGCAGCCACACCCAATTTAACGGCTTGTACCAATTTATCTAAATGAAAATGACCTGGAACCACCTCATTATGAGAATTAACTATCCCAATCAAAGGTTTTTCCAATTCTTCTTCAGTATAGCCCATAGCATAAAATAGAGAACGGTGTGGTGCCCTAGTCATTCCGACAGTTACTTGCTCACTTCTCATTATAAATCCCCCTTGCCTAATTCATAAGTCCAACCAAAATTATCTTTAATTTGACCATACTGTAAAGCAGATAATTTTTCATAAAACTCGCTCGTTATTTCACCCACCTCATTATTAATCAAATAATCCTTATTCTGATAATGCAAATGTCCCACAGGTGAAATTACGGCAGCTGTGCCAGAACCAAACATTTCCGTTAATCTTCCACTTGTAATTCCACTCAGTACCTCTCGAATTGAAATCCGTCTTTCTTCTACCTCATAACCCATTTCCCGTGCCAAATGAATCACAGAATCCCTAGTAATGCCGGGCAAAATGGAACCGGTAAGTCGGGGGGTAACTATTTTTTCGCCAAAAACAAAGAAAACATTCATGGCCCCAACTTCTTCAACATATTGATGTTCTTTGGCATCTAACCATAAAACTTGTGAAAAACCCTTGCGAGCCGCCTGCATACTTCCCCTTAAACTAGCCGCATAATTACCACCAGTTTTCACATCACCCAAACCGCCAACCGCGGCCCTAACCAGACTATCCTCTACATAAATATTAACAGGATTAAAACCAGCTTTAAAATAAGGCCCTACTGGTGAAAGCAATATATAAAACAAATATTCTTTTGCTGGACTAACCCCCAAAAAAGGCTCAGTGGCAATCATAGTAGGACGAATATATAAAGAAGTACCGGGAAGATCAGGAATCCAATCACGATCCAAATACACCAATTCTTGCAATGCTGTTAAAAACAAATTTTCCGGCAATTCCGGCATACACAATTTACGTGCCGAACGATTTAAACGCCGTGCATTTTGTTCAGGTCGAAACAATAAAATTCGCCCATCCTCTGTTTTATAGGCTTTTAATCCTTCAAATATTTCTTGTGCATAATGAAAAACACTAGCAGCAGGATCCAAATTAAGTGTCCCATATTTAACTATTTGCCCCTCCTGCCAACCCTGTCCTTCTGAATACTGCATCTTAAATAAATGCTCAGTAAAAACCCGCCCGAACTCAAGTTTCCTTGCCTCCCCATAA
Above is a window of Clostridia bacterium DNA encoding:
- a CDS encoding branched-chain amino acid aminotransferase codes for the protein MQPPYGEARKLEFGRVFTEHLFKMQYSEGQGWQEGQIVKYGTLNLDPAASVFHYAQEIFEGLKAYKTEDGRILLFRPEQNARRLNRSARKLCMPELPENLFLTALQELVYLDRDWIPDLPGTSLYIRPTMIATEPFLGVSPAKEYLFYILLSPVGPYFKAGFNPVNIYVEDSLVRAAVGGLGDVKTGGNYAASLRGSMQAARKGFSQVLWLDAKEHQYVEEVGAMNVFFVFGEKIVTPRLTGSILPGITRDSVIHLAREMGYEVEERRISIREVLSGITSGRLTEMFGSGTAAVISPVGHLHYQNKDYLINNEVGEITSEFYEKLSALQYGQIKDNFGWTYELGKGDL
- the ilvD gene encoding dihydroxy-acid dehydratase; its protein translation is MRSEQVTVGMTRAPHRSLFYAMGYTEEELEKPLIGIVNSHNEVVPGHFHLDKLVQAVKLGVAAAGGTPLEFPVIGLCDGIAMNHSGMKYSLTSRELICDSIEVMAEAYKFDGLVLIGNCDKVVPGMLMAAARLNIPSLYLGGGPMLPGSYQGKNIDLISGTFEAVGACAQGKITKNVLAEMVQRACPTCGSCAGLFTANTMNCLAEALGMALPGNGTIPAPYGRRLALGKQVGAQIVTLVKNNLLPRDILTREAFENAISLDMAIGGSTNTVLHLLALAWEAEVELPLEIFNEISIRVPNITKLSPAGKHYLLDLEEAGGISAVLKILAEGRLVNENTLTVTGKTLGENVAESEVLNSEVIRSLDTPYLSEGGLAVLWGNLAPEGAVVKQSAVVPEMLVHKGPARVFESEEEAFQAIMAGKIKQGDVVVIRYEGPRGGPGMQEMLSPTSALVGMGLDSEVALLTDGRFSGGTRGAAIGHISPEAAAQGPIAIIEEGDLIEIDMPKRKLNLLVSDVEIAERMKKWSPRQPKISDKSYLARYAALVTSASRGAVLKNI